Proteins found in one Plasmodium sp. gorilla clade G2 genome assembly, chromosome: 14 genomic segment:
- a CDS encoding transcription factor IIIb subunit, putative codes for MVGQFIPSSGNKSFILSWGIRESREISLQKGYVNIQKIADHLHLSSQHIEAAQRIYLMALQRNFTMGRNNSYVAASCLYTICRREKSPIMLIDFSDILQTPVKPLGKTFLKLLRLLHINVPNIDPSLFLERFAHKLNLKNDIYKVTYTGIKLIQAMTRDWISTGRRPTGLCGAALLISTRMHGISINSNTIADIVRISNPTIIKRLAEFKNTSTAQIKASEFDKISINDIPSNNIPPCVIYYNKKKFKDNISEKNKTLSLCDDVDNLSEDMSSSTLINNEENKMVTHSINHNFSSSKYQENNTNLVSSTHSNIDNTDLIFNNNSSDHLSKSDYSIHLDEICNENPKGNDIHNLAQKIMNTINLDINSNILKNIDTKMNLHNNLIDTFSVNTDVSTNTHKGSHISYNKEYTSETNYLDNINNLLNENENNNKNNHGNNIADNNPSSLSNNKSNESNDNTYNTTLKETVTCEINNILNDVDEAYNNFLNDSSDFQKGPKKNNTNNTNNINNINNINNILTDFNYFFDNNSNNINDQNETLDLNSECSSSPSCNSLSDVYDSEIENIILSEKEREMKMLIWDDMMKNHLPHLSKQLKKHKKRSHNDNNKNKDTNSKKKQNTLEDYSQIQSTGESVLKALGKSDKNLPNKINYDVLQSLFTS; via the exons atg gtTGGACAATTTATCCCGTCTAGTGGTAATAAATCATTCATTTTATCGTGGGGTATTAGAGAAAGCAGAGAAATATCATTACAAAAAGGATATGTAAATATTCAAAAGATTGCTGATCATTTACATTTATCTAGCCAACACATTGAAGCTGCACAGAGAATTTATTTAATGGCTTTACAAAGAAATTTTACTATGGGTCGTAATAATTCATATGTTGCTGCTTCTTGTTTATATACCATATGTAGAAGAGAAAAATCACCTATTATGTTAATAGATTTTAGTGATATATTACAAACACCTGTAAAACCATTAGgaaaaacatttttaaaattattaagatTACTACATATTAATGTTCCAAATATAGAtccatcattatttttagaaAGATTTGCTCATAAATTAaacttaaaaaatgatatttataaagTTACATATACAGGTATTAAATTAATTCAAGCTATGACTAGAGATTGGATAAGCACTGGTAGAAGACCTACAGGTTTATGTGGTGCTGCTCTTTTAATATCAACAAGAATGCATGGTATTTCTATTAATTCAAATACTATTGCTGATATTGTTAGAATATCTAATCCTACTATTATCAAAAGATTAGctgaatttaaaaatactAGTACAGCACAAATAAAAGCTAGCGAATTTGACAAAATATCAATTAATGATATACCATCAAATAATATACCGCCATgtgttatttattataacaaaaagaaatttaaagataatatatctgaaaaaaataaaaccttATCTTTATGTGATGATGTAGATAACCTTTCTGAAGATATGTCATCATCTACtctaataaataatgaagaaaataaaatggtCACTCATAGTATCAATCATAATTTCTCTTCTTCTAAATATcaagaaaataatacaaactTAGTAAGTAGTACACATTCTAATATAGACAATACAGatcttatatttaataataattcttctgATCATTTATCGAAGTCAGATTATTCAATACATCTAGATGAAATATGTAATGAAAACCCTAAAGGAAATGATATACATAATCTTGctcaaaaaattatgaacacAATCAATTTAGAtataaatagtaatatattaaaaaatattgatacAAAAATGAATTTACATAATAACCTTATAGATACCTTCTCTGTAAATACAGATGTATCAACAAATACACACAAAGGCAGTCATATATCATATAACAAAGAATATACAAGTGAAACAAATTATTTGgataacataaataatttattaaatgaaaatgaaaataataataaaaataatcatgGTAATAATATTGCAGATAATAATCCATCTTCCCTTTCAAACAATAAATCAAACGAatcaaatgataatacatataacacAACATTAAAAGAAACTGTTACATgcgaaataaataatattcttaATGATGTAGATGAggcatataataatttcctAAACGATTCATCAGATTTTCAAAAAggaccaaaaaaaaataatacaaataatacgaataatattaataatattaataatattaataatatacttacagattttaattatttctttgataataattctaataatattaatgatcaAAATGAAACTCTAGATTTAAATTCAGAATGCTCTAGTAGTCCAAGTTGTAATTCTTTAAGTGATGTATATGATAGTGAgatagaaaatattatattatcagaAAAAGAAAGAGAAATGAAAATGCTTATTTGGGATGATATGATGAAAAATCATTTGCCTCATTTATCCAAACAActtaaaaaacataaaaaaagaagtcataatgataataataaaaataaagatacaaattctaaaaaaaaacaaaataccCTTGAAGATTATTCACAAATACAATCTACAGGTGAATCTGTTTTAAAAGCCTTAGGCAAATCAGACAAAAATTTaccaaataaaattaattatgatGTATTACAATCTTTATTTACATCatag
- a CDS encoding crossover junction endonuclease MUS81, putative, protein MDRNCNYMNKIMNSKNRRHYSMHPENAIFFDYFINLKKKAIAQGYNNLVISFKKIISSITKYPLPIKNSLDAYKLKGVGKRFSNYFEKALSQNNVDKKIKNFKEDFISSKTEFRINIHINKVINSADKFLKDFDREIYNIKALGELSDDNILKNIKEIENDNLCNINSKNLNQCTLVSSNRLNESYSKGKNLSACMNNIDKITSLNNNKKKKYSDMNDTEKSILTYLYKYGHLYNEQALSKEEIISGVLKYYQRSIIVNYKTLRRLSNWEFIQKIESVENRICNTIKSSKIKTKLKVINKIKLTKKGKDFLDNEKDYILDTPLITTEKIDQPNDTKEEDSILKKEDVKNSISQYSFNTDNELKEEENNVCSKKESYSLSYLKKNVTYSDTEKCLELNRNKEEQESCLHVSYLSISKNNELLSHDYLFESENEKHQDDKKYEKYEKYQKYQKDEEQNMQENISLNDIQKSDTVLVQKEQKEEFSEYNQLFKKTNTLSSSSYTNYSISFGFNDDLNKKTDSFNKNKKGRIYKKYKPRLFNKTKEITEEDKNNLFKKKKKNVNNDEFVDAKSVSILSDTFEERKKASGNADGLHLSNSYDLIEKKIKNIKKRINTNLKERLEKKKLNGDDSGSSSSEKFESSASKEESIFSCNKNKLRTEEDDKSLKLTNYIWDQNKVEEKNENKGETTFLVKEYEKYYNDIDETKKMKDVDIDKSIFNSTLLKNNSKNIMNEVQDTNIFLRNLQNDTNNLREQQFLSLNNEGVNFDNTNDEKDKVKKNKRKRSSLNNIENNEKDEGDEKKKKKKKKSKTEKGNNVELDNSNINNLNKEDKDLNEMDENNETCKIKYGGYEIIMIIDNREVTGSSYEFNEKLKKVFSDKNIKYETRNLPLGDIIWICRRSVYNKSSSSKKKKQMKKMKRKKMMMDEEINIDIKDDILERNNYSITKENDYFQISDDDNNNKKKEKMLCANKSIEPSINIGEDDDVEYEEFVLKWIIERKTLNDLSASIIDGRYDEQKYRMMRLRDIHHIIYLIENCNNTYRNYMNSSKISYETLNNAQHSTQLVSGFSILNSQHMNHTLFLLCEIHEEIIKHIKLFCHIKEEEQHIMRHNDDLSKYLQNYSCSWDEWNNESKKSKNNIVKEIFGKQLRLINMCGPDATELILSLWPTPTKLSAALNKYTHDGILAEKLKRIYLKNHDMIGKKRIKSPIDVQLIAQLRQLYAPDSIERW, encoded by the exons ATGGATCGGAAttgtaattatatgaataaaataatgaattcCAAAAATAGAAGACATTATAGTATGCATCCAGAAAATGCCATATTTTTTGATTactttattaatttaaagaaaaaagccATTGCCCAAGGTTATAATAACTTGGTTATTTCTTTCAAAAAAATCATTAGTTCTATAACAAAATATCCCTTACCAATTAAAAATAGTCTTGAtgcatataaattaaaaggtGTAGGAAAACGCTTTTCaaattattttgaaaaagCATTATCACAGAATAATGTGGataagaaaattaaaaattttaaagagGATTTTATATCTAGTAAAACAGAATTTCGtattaatattcatattaataaagtTATTAATAGTGCcgataaatttttaaaagatttcGATcgagaaatatataacattaaaGCTTTAGGAGAATTAtcagatgataatatattaaaaaatataaaagaaattgaaAATGATAACTTGTGTAATAttaattcaaaaaatttaaatcaaTGCACTCTTGTTTCAAGTAATAGACTTAATGAATCTTATTCAAAAGGAAAGAATTTATCAGCatgtatgaataatatagaCAAAATAACATCtttaaacaataataaaaaaaagaaatattcaGATATGAATGATACTGAAAAGAGTATCTTAACATATCTTTATAAATATGGTCATCTATATAATGAACAGGCATTAAGTAAAGAAGAAATTATTTCTGgtgttttaaaatattatcaaagATCAATAAttgtaaattataaaacattaaGGAGATTAAGTAATTGGGAATTTATCCAAAAAATTGAAAGTGTAGAAAATAGAATATGTAATACTATCAAGTCGTCTAAAATTAAAACCAAATTAAAAGTTatcaataaaattaaattaacaAAAAAGGGAAAGGATTTTTTGGATAATGAAAAGGATTATATATTAGACACTCCTTTAATAACTACAGAAAAAATAGATCAGCCAAATGATACAAAAGAAGAGGATTctattttaaaaaaggaGGATGTTAAAAATAGTATCTCACAATATAGTTTCAATACAGACAATGAACTaaaggaagaagaaaataacgTGTGCTCCAAAAAAGAAAGCTAttcattatcatatttaaaaaaaaatgtgacTTATAGTGATACGGAAAAATGTTTGGAATTAAAtagaaataaagaagaacaaGAAAGTTGCTTACATGTATCCTACTTGagtatatcaaaaaataatgaattattaaGTCATGATTACTTATTCGAAAGTGAAAATGAAAAGCATcaagatgataaaaaatatgaaaaatatgaaaaatatcaaaaatatcaaaaagatgaagaacaaaatatgcaagaaaatatttcattaaaTGACATTCAAAAGTCAGATACAGTATTAGTTCAAAAGGAACAAAAAGAAGAATTTTCTGAATATAACCAActctttaaaaaaacaaatactCTTAGTTCTTCCTCTTATACTAATTATAGTATATCCTTTGGATTTAATGATGacttaaataaaaaaacagattcttttaataaaaataaaaagggtagaatttataaaaaatataaaccaCGCTTATTTAATAAGACAAAAGAAATTACTGaggaagataaaaataatttatttaaaaagaaaaaaaaaaatgtaaataatgacGAATTCGTAGATGCTAAAAGTGTAAGTATTTTGAGTGATACATttgaagaaagaaaaaaagctAGTGGAAATGCAGATGGTCTGCACTTATCCAATTCATACGatttaatagaaaaaaaaattaaaaacataaagaaaagaataaatacaaatttgAAAGAAagattagaaaaaaaaaaattaaatggaGATGATTCAGGCAGCAGTTCCTCAGAAAAGTTTGAAAGCAGCGCATCAAAGGAAGAGTCCATTTTTTCAtgtaacaaaaataaattaagaaCAGAAGAAGATGACAAATCTTTGAAAttaacaaattatatatgggACCAAAACAAAGTGGAagagaaaaatgaaaacaaagGAGAAACTACCTTTTTAGtaaaagaatatgaaaaatattataatgatattgaTGAAACTAAAAAGATGAAAGATGTGGATATAGATAAATCCATTTTTAATAGTACCCTTTTGAAGAATAATTCGAAGAATATAATGAATGAAGTACaagatacaaatatatttttaagaaattTACAAAATGATACGAATAATTTAAGAGAACAacaatttttatcattaaataatgaagGTGTAAATTTTGATAATACTAATGATGAGAAGGATAAAGTTAAAAAGAACAAAAGGAAGAGGAgttcattaaataatattgaaaataatgaaaaggaTGAAggagatgaaaaaaaaaaaaaaaaaaaaaaaaagagcaAAACGGAGAAAGGAAATAACGTAGAATTGGATAACtccaatataaataatttaaataaagaagataaaGATTTAAATGAAATGGATGAGAATAATGAAACGTGCAAGATAAAATATGGTGGATatgaaataattatgataattgaCAATAGAGAAGTAACAGGATCTAGTTATGAGTTTAATGAAAAACTGAAAAAAGTATTtagtgataaaaatattaaatatgaaaCAAGAAATTTACCTTTGGGTGATATTATATGGATATGTAGAAGAagtgtatataataagagTAGTTCAAGtaagaaaaagaaacaaatgaagaaaatgaaaagaaaaaagatgatgatggatgaagaaataaatattgaCATTAAAGACGATATTTTAGAAAGGAATAACTATTCTATTACAAAAGAGAATGATTATTTTCAAATtagtgatgatgataataataataagaagaaaGAGAAAATGTTGTGTGCTAATAAATCAATTGAGCCTTCTATAAACATAGGTGAAGATGATGATGTAGAATATGAAGAATTTGTTTTAAAATGGATAATAGAACGAAAGACTTTAAATGATTTAAGTGCAAGTATTATAGATGGTAGATATGATGAACAGAAATATAGAATGATGAGATTAAGAGATATACatcacataatatatttaattgagaattgtaataatacatataggAATTATATGAATTCATCAAAAATATCATATGAAACATTAAATAATGCTCAACATAGTACTCAACTAGTTAGTGGTTTTTCTATATTGAATAGTCAACATATGAATCATacattatttcttttatgtgAAATTCatgaagaaataataaaacatataaaattattttgtcatataaaagaagaagagcAACATATCATGAGACATAATGATGACTTGTCTAAATATTTACAGAATTATTCATGTTCTTGGGATGAATGGAATAATGAATCTAAGAAATccaaaaataatattgtaaaagaaatatttggGAAGCAACTAagattaataaatatgtgtGGACCTGATGCGACcgaattaatattatctttatgGCCTACTCCAACAAAATTAAGTGCagcattaaataaatatacacatgATGGAATATTAGCTGAAAAATTGAAGagaatatatttgaaaaatcaTGATATGATAGGAAAGAAAAGAATTAAGTCTCCAATAGATGTTCAA cttATTGCACAGTTGAGACAGCTTTATGCACCAGATTCAATAGAAAGAtggtaa
- a CDS encoding transcription factor with AP2 domain(s), putative → MINYKDNKNSIEDNKENDSHLINNTHYEKGSEIVESDMYESNEDTNTKNKGVWYNARTKCWLACVKGSGRHLRVFSVKKYGYKKAKMLAIECKNSVFYNEQNEDNNIDINIKSNLNNNNMNSSSSGGGGGGEGGNENEYKLNNRKDSSQYNYNNIKEINNKNNVNNYDNDLKDIDYKKRRNKLNDQNDEVDIYNAKRNTDNTNINNSKNNAIILKKEKLKTNGNIINDITNTGRRYNTRRGSILSSHEINKNDRTNKNENNNNNIYERYNYKNYSYSGQNKSNLNNNDNVDDNMQNEKINISLKNNLVPNNVVANNSFYNNNNNNNVINSIHNNVYSNVYHKDHNLDDSDNDENNEHNNRNNNRNNNRNNNRNNNSNNNNNINNNNNSGNNNYYYYPYDNHNYNTRNTTQNISNYNNFENKKITGKTMLQGTNKNINTAYGTTNKRYIEHPDDMCEYDNGNKKKKRKEHYTYLIRNDDENSNMNNNNNNNMNMKNFNNNINPYQQNNCNNNFFTNYSTNCQRNVHNSNYNNTSYNINNNNINNNNINNNNNNNNSFNINFNNSFNNNLAGLNSHCILTDKDFQIDSPDQTFDDYYYMKAHGYDDSEYSTRAKNKYNDNDYNFIFSNEYYSDTCQTNNDEYKTNFIDLTREALSLILQDLKNNVIPKIPVGIEKRERYKNSLRLCLKSARNTPHMNELEPYLELFSECIKNSKLPSHMALKDQLFYLDKL, encoded by the exons atgataaattacaaagataataaaaatagtatCGAAGATAATAAAG aaaatGATTCTCATTTAATTAACAATACACATTATGAGAAGGGCTCTGAAATAGTAGAATCTGACATGTATGAATCAAATGAAGATAcgaatacaaaaaataaaggagTTTGGTATAATGCTAGAACAAAATGTTGGCTAGCATGTGTAAAAGGAAGTGGTAGACATCTTCGAGTATTTtctgtaaaaaaatatggatacAAGAAAGCAAAGATGTTAGCTATTGAATGTAAGAATTCTGTATTTTATAATGAACagaatgaagataataatattgatataaatataaaaagtaatttaaacaataataatatgaatagtagtagtagtggTGGAGGAGGAGGAGGAGAAGGaggaaatgaaaatgaatataagtTAAATAATAGAAAGGACAGTTcccaatataattataataacatcaaagagataaataataaaaataatgtaaataattatgataatgatttaaaagatatagattataaaaaaagaagaaataaattaaatgatcaaaatgatgaagtagatatatataatgcaaaaagaaatacagataatacaaatataaataattcaaaaaataatgcaattatattaaaaaaagaaaaattaaaaacaaatgGTAATATCATAAATGATATAACCAATACAGGAAGGAGATATAACACAAGAAGAGGTagtatattatcatcacatgaaattaataaaaatgacagaactaataaaaatgaaaataataataataatatatatgaaagatataattataaaaattattcttatagtggtcaaaataaaagtaatcttaataataatgataatgtagATGATAACAtgcaaaatgaaaaaatcaATATATCTCTTAAAAATAATCTTGTTCCAAATAATGTTGTTGCAAATAATAGTttctataataataataataataataatgtaattaATAGTATTCATAATAATGTGTATAGTAATGTATATCATAAGGATCATAATCTTGATGACAgtgataatgatgaaaataatgaacataATAACAGAAATAATAACAGAAATAATAACAGAAATAATAACAGAAATAATaacagtaataataataataatatcaataataataataatagtgggaataataattattattattatccttaTGATAATCATAACTATAATACTAGAAATACTACCcaaaatatatctaattataacaattttgagaataaaaaaattactgGGAAAACTATGTTACAAGgaacaaacaaaaatataaatacagcATATGGTACTACTAATAAGAGATATATAGAACATCCAGATGATATGTGTGAATATGACAATggcaataaaaaaaagaaaagaaaagaacaCTATACATATCTTATAAGAAATGATGACGAAAATAGCAACatgaacaataataataataataatatgaatatgaagaattttaataataatattaatccaTACCAACaaaataattgtaataataattttttcacaAATTATTCTACGAATTGTCAAAGGAATGTTCACAACagtaattataataacacatcatataatattaataataataatatcaataataataatatcaataataataataataataataacagttTTAATATCAATTTTAATAAcagttttaataataatttggcTGGTCTAAATAGTCATTGCATATTAACTGATAAAGATTTTCAAATCGATTCTCCTGATCAAACTTTcgatgattattattatatgaaagcACATGGATATGATGATAGTGAGTATTCCACAAGagcaaaaaataaatataatgataatgattataattttattttttctaatgaGTATTATTCAGATACTTGTCAAACAAAcaatgatgaatataaaacaaattttATTGATTTAACAAGAGAAGCATTGTCTTTAATATTACAAGATTTAAAAAACAATGTCATACCGAAAATACCCGTAGGTATAGAAAAAAgagaaagatataaaaattctTTGCGTCTATGCTTAAAAAGTGCCAGAAACACTCCACATATGAATGAATTAGAGCCATATCTAGAATTATTCAGTGAGTGTATCAAAAATAGTAAGCTACCAAGTCATATGGCTCTAAAGGACCAATTATTTTACTTAgacaaattataa